The nucleotide window CTTTCATCTTCGGTGTGAATGCTACTTTTTAATCACTAACATTAATCCTACTGATCGATATGAAACGATATAAATTGCTGAGTATGGCCCTGGCGGCCGTGGTGGCCCTGGCAGGATGCCGCAAGCTGGATGTGGACGTAGAGTCCCGTTATACGCCGGGCAACTTCCCGACCAACAGTGCTTCCTATGCGGCTGCCATTGGCTCCGTATATGCGCAGCTGGCCAACTCCAAATCAGGCGATGCTACCTACTTTATGAACGGCACCGGCTTCAGTTACGCTACTGACTACTGGATGCTGCAGGAGTTGTGTACCGATGAAGCCATTATACCCGCCCGCGATGGTAACTGGGATGACGGCGGAAAATACCGTTTCCTCCATCTGCATACCTGGACAGGCAACCTGCCTTTTGTAATCAGCTCCTGGCAATGGGGCTTCGGCGGTATTAACATTACCAATAATGCGATGAACCTCGCGAAAGGGCTGCCGGAAGGTACATCCAGAAACACGGCGGTGGCTGAACTGAAAACCATGCGCTCCCTGTTTTATTTCTTTATGATGGACTCCTATGGCAACGTACCCATTCTGGACGCTTATCCGGTGCCTTCTCCGCCGGAAACCAAACCCAGAAAAGAAGTGTTTGCTTTCATCGAAAATACCCTGAAGGCTGCACTGCCCGACCTGCCGGCTAAAGTAGACGGTTCTACCTACGGCCGTGCCACCAAATGGATGGCTTATGCGCTGCTGGAAAAAATGTACCTCAACGCCGAATACTACACCGGAACACCTCGCTATACCGATGCAGTGGCCATGGCAGACAGCATCCTCACCAACGCACCTTATACGCTGGACGCTGATTATTCCTCCATCTTCAAACCGGAAAACGGCCCGCAGATAAAGGAAACCATCTTCGCCATTCCTTATGATGCCAACCTGATACCCGGCTGCCACTTTACCCGTTTTGGACTGCATCCTTTCCTGAAAGCCAAATTCGACCTGCCGGATGGTTTCGGTCCCAGCATAGCACTGAGTACCATCGCCGATTTCTACGCTTTCTTTAACCAGCCTAACGATGTGCGCAACAACACCTGGCTGGCCGGTAAACAAACCAACAAAGATGGTTCTCCGAACATTGTCCGCACCAGCACCAAAACCCTGGACGCTTCCTATGCCGGCCCCGACCAGCCTATTGACTGGGAAGTGACGATCACACCGGAAATGAAACTTAAACCCGGCGGTGAAGGAAAGCTGGATGTAGGAAATGATCTCCTTGCTCAGCTGAAAGGTGTACGTTCGATTAAATTTTATCCCGACAAAAACATCAATACTTCTACCCGCTTTCAAAATAACGATGTGCCCGTGTTCCGTTTGGCAGACGTGCTGATGATGAAGGCAGAAGCCATTCTGCGGGGTGCAGTGCCTACTACCGTCAAAGGGGAACTGCAGACAGCAGATGTGCTGGTGAATAAAATCCGTAGTAGGGCCGGTACTACACCGGTTGCCGGTATCACCCTCGATGATCTGCTGGTGGAACGCGCCCGCGAATTTGCCTGGGAAGGATGGAGAAGAAATGACCTGATCCGCTTCGGTAAATTCGAAGGTAAATGGGGCTTTAAAGCACAGGATAATGATGTGTTCCGTCGTGTATTCCCGATACCGGAAATAGAACTGGCGCTGAACCCCAAACTGCTGCGCAATCCTGGATATTAATCGATACACTGGTATAAAACAGGAAGGGTGTCTCAATAATTTTGAGATACCCTTCTGTTTTATAAAATGCTGCAGGGCGCTTATTTACATTACCTTTGAGACTGTGAAGAGAGAAAGAATCATAATAATAGACGCACAGAAGGATTTTGTCAATCCTGAAGGGGCCTATGCCCAAAAACATCCGGGAATCACTCAGATACTAGACGCAAAAAACAGGATAAATAATTTACTGGAATCACTGGACAAAGAACTGTTTGTGATAATTCGTGCCGACTACAAGCCGGACCAGTTCGAAAACGGTGTGTCAATGTGTATCCCCAATACACCCGGTCATGAGATAGACATCAAGGCGGATGAGTGTTTTAACATGTTCACAAAAACAGAACATAGTGCTTTCTCTTCGGAAGCGTTTAAGGAATACGCTGGAGCCAATGAAATTGAAACACTGATACTAACCGGATTTTTAGCCGAGTATTGTGTGAAACAAACTGCGCTGGATGCATTGAATGCAGGCTACCATGTTTATCTGTTGGAAGATTGTATTGGAACCGGAGATGATGTTCAGATAAGAAAGGAACTTACCCTGTCAGAATTGGAGCAGAAAGGTGCAAAAATTCTGAATAGCAGGGAGCTCCTTCGTATCATAAAATAATTCCTCAGGCTTTTTTCTTCGCTTTACCCAATCCGATGTTATACTTGTCCGGAGTGCCGGAAATACGCAGATGCATAAAACGGCCTTTTTTGCCTTTTTCCACGTTTTCGATGGCATCTACCTGCTGAGGATCCACTTCTTCCTGTTTACGGCCAAATAACGCCTGAAAACCCACTGAAGTGACCATCCGCATGGGAACACGCAGGTAATAGTTCATCTGCATGTCCAGTGACTGATTGCCGGACACCTCAATATAACCGATGGAAGAATTGATATTCATGTTGGGAATGTCCAATACGCCGTTTTTAAAAGTCAGTTTGTTACGCAGGGTGTCAAAGCGTACCATACGCAGGTTCTTATCCTTAAAGTAAGCCGACATGGCCTGCATAGGCCCGAAGTCTATAAGCGTGCCGTTGTGGATCTCAATATCCATTTTGGCGGTGGTCTCACTCAGCACCGGTGTAAGATCGGGATGCAGCCGCACATTACTTCTGATATGCCCGGTCAGTTTACCTTTCAGATTGTTGTTGAGCACAAAGTCCTGACCGAAGTTGTCAAACTTCATCAGCATCTTCGTCATGTCCACGGTATCCAGCCGTATGCCGCTTCTGAAATAAAGTTTGTTGGGGTCCTGCGCATTGAAGGTGCCGCGCATGCCAATATGCCCGCCTGCCATCCGTACAGAGATCGTATCTACCCGGATACGCTGGTCTTTCTGCATATGTACCGAAGCCACCACTTCTTTCAACCACAGCTTGCGGTAACGGATCTTGCCGATGTTGACCTGTGCATCAAAGTCGGTGAAAGGTGTTTTAAAGATATTGTAGCCTGCTGCATGCAGGGAGTCATTTTCACGGACGGTAGTAGCTTTTTGGGGAGCGGCAGCCGGTGTATGGTCGGTAAAATCATAATTCATCAGCTCATCCACATGGAGGAATTTGGAATTGAAGCTGAAGAAGTTGCTGCGCGGATTTCCTTTCTTGTCGGGGCCTGCATACAGTTTCAGGTTCATGTCAAAGTCGCTGCTGCCGATTTTGCCGGTGAGGGTGTCCACTACCAGGTAACGGTTGGTGCCATACCGTATTCTTCCCTTGATATTCTCCAGCTGTATAGGGTGTTGCTTCAGCGTGCCGGATATATTGGCAATATGTGCGTCCACTCTTTTAAACACGGTATCATAACGCATGTTCAGTTTGGCGCGCAACCACAGTTTGCCGGCTTCTTCATACCAGTAGCCCTGTGGGATAAACTGCCTGCCACGTGGGCCTATCAGGTCGTTGACGGCAATACGGTCCGACTGCAGGTCGAAAGCCAGTTCTGTTCTGCCCTTTTTGATTTTGGTAAACCAAAGCGGATAATTGTTGAGCCTTCCCTTAAAAACAAAACCACTGCTGTCGATATTTCCGGAGAAGTTACGTACCCGCAGGCTGGTATCATTGATCATGATGTCTGCGCTGAAATCATGCAGGGCATGCGGATATTGTTTAAAACCTGCATTCAGATGAGTGAGCTTGAAAGTGCCTCTGGGCAAAGGATTAGGATGAAGCAGTTCCTGTACCGAAGTTTCCAGCGCCAGCCCGATATTAAAACCGGAGATCACTTCCTGGCGCAGTACCTGGTGGGTGCTGTCGGCCAGCAACAGCTCTCCCGGACGGATCATATTGCTGCTGGCTTTAAAGGTAACAGCCACCGGCTTCTGTTGTTTGTGGAAGATGGCCGGCAGATCACTGATAGATCCGCTGGCGCTTATATCGGAATTGCCTATACGAAAAGCAACAGAGTCCAGCTGCAGGCTGCCGTTTTTTAACTGCGCATGCAGGTTCATTTTACGCACAGGCAGGGGATAGTTGGGGATGCGGAACTCCAGGTTGCTGACCGTTAGTTCACTTTGTACACCTTCTTTTAATTTGGCCAGCTGTTGCTCCGGCAGGTGAATGTCTACCAGCTCCTTGAAGTTCATGTTAAGTGCTATCTGGCCCTGAATCTGTTCCAGGTCTTTGATACCCAGGAACTCACCAACAAAACGAAGGTCCAGTTCAGAATATATCTGCATCACAATTTGCGGGTCGGTAAAATCCTTCATCACAAAATTGCCCCTGAATACACCCTTGCCGGGTTTGGCGTTGATGTTGAGCAAATGCAGTTCAGAAGTCTTCAGGGAATGTTCGTTGCCATTGGTATAGTATCCGCGGAACCCCAATGAATCCAGCTTGCGGTCTATATGTTTATTCTGGAACCATACGTTTTCACAGCCAAAATTGACAGATATGGCTGGCATTTCATTTCTACCCACTTTACCTTTTACAGCACCGTCGAAGAAAATACGGCCGTCACGGTGGTATTTTTCCAGCATGGCCGCAATGTCATTGGGCACCAGGGCAAAAAGCAGGTTGAGGTCGGGCCGGTCACCTTTTAACTTGAGGTCTACATAATTTTCTTTATCAAGGATAACACTGCCCTGCAGGGAAAGACTGGCATTTTCCAGTTTGATATTACTGGGGGAGATGTTGATCTGGTTTTTACTGGGGAGATAGTCGCCCTGCAGATCCATGGCTACTTTCCGGTGGCGGAACAATACGGTGTCCGTTTTGCTGGTGATATCCAGCTGCAGCTGTCCGTCTGTCTGTATCGCCATGCGGTCTCCTTCCATCTTGAAGGAAGTTTTGATCTTGTCGATATGAGACACCACGTTCCAACCTGAAACCGCATCCAGGTAAGTAATGTCAATATTTTTAAGGATTACTTTTTTCAGGTCCAGGCTAAGCCCTTTGCTGCTGTCGGCAGGAGTGGGGGTGGCATCTGTCTTGAAGGCATGTGCCTTGATCAGGTCTACCTCTCCGTCGACGGCCCTGGCAATATGTACGTTACCGTTAGACAACACTACAATCCGCACCTGGTAATGCTGTTGCAGAATATCAATTAAACTGAAGCCGGCATACAGCTTCTCTACCTGGTACAGGGGCTTCCCATCCATTTTTTTATTGGCATAAAAACGGACTTTATGTAGGGCTATAGATACATAAGGAAAGTTGCTGAAAGGCGAAATGCTGCTTTTTTCCAGCACCAGCTCACCGGCAAATCGTTTGTTCAGCTCGGCTATTGCCAGTTGGGTTAGCCGCTGTTGCTGACTGTACAGAATACCGGCTGCAATACCGGTCAATAACAGCAATCCTGTCAGGGAGATCAGCACCACTCTGATAAATTTTTTTCCTGCTTTCATGTATTAGGCCATTCGAACCCGTAAAAGTATTAAAAAATAAAAATGTGTGTATTTCGGCCCATGTTGAGAATGTGTTAAAGTTTTACTGGAGAAGTAAAAACGTTTTTATTATTTTTCTGGCATAACAAAATCGTTTTTGCAAATGAATACAAAACCCTTGCTCATCAC belongs to Chitinophaga sp. HK235 and includes:
- a CDS encoding RagB/SusD family nutrient uptake outer membrane protein, whose translation is MKRYKLLSMALAAVVALAGCRKLDVDVESRYTPGNFPTNSASYAAAIGSVYAQLANSKSGDATYFMNGTGFSYATDYWMLQELCTDEAIIPARDGNWDDGGKYRFLHLHTWTGNLPFVISSWQWGFGGINITNNAMNLAKGLPEGTSRNTAVAELKTMRSLFYFFMMDSYGNVPILDAYPVPSPPETKPRKEVFAFIENTLKAALPDLPAKVDGSTYGRATKWMAYALLEKMYLNAEYYTGTPRYTDAVAMADSILTNAPYTLDADYSSIFKPENGPQIKETIFAIPYDANLIPGCHFTRFGLHPFLKAKFDLPDGFGPSIALSTIADFYAFFNQPNDVRNNTWLAGKQTNKDGSPNIVRTSTKTLDASYAGPDQPIDWEVTITPEMKLKPGGEGKLDVGNDLLAQLKGVRSIKFYPDKNINTSTRFQNNDVPVFRLADVLMMKAEAILRGAVPTTVKGELQTADVLVNKIRSRAGTTPVAGITLDDLLVERAREFAWEGWRRNDLIRFGKFEGKWGFKAQDNDVFRRVFPIPEIELALNPKLLRNPGY
- a CDS encoding cysteine hydrolase family protein, encoding MKRERIIIIDAQKDFVNPEGAYAQKHPGITQILDAKNRINNLLESLDKELFVIIRADYKPDQFENGVSMCIPNTPGHEIDIKADECFNMFTKTEHSAFSSEAFKEYAGANEIETLILTGFLAEYCVKQTALDALNAGYHVYLLEDCIGTGDDVQIRKELTLSELEQKGAKILNSRELLRIIK
- a CDS encoding AsmA-like C-terminal region-containing protein — protein: MKAGKKFIRVVLISLTGLLLLTGIAAGILYSQQQRLTQLAIAELNKRFAGELVLEKSSISPFSNFPYVSIALHKVRFYANKKMDGKPLYQVEKLYAGFSLIDILQQHYQVRIVVLSNGNVHIARAVDGEVDLIKAHAFKTDATPTPADSSKGLSLDLKKVILKNIDITYLDAVSGWNVVSHIDKIKTSFKMEGDRMAIQTDGQLQLDITSKTDTVLFRHRKVAMDLQGDYLPSKNQINISPSNIKLENASLSLQGSVILDKENYVDLKLKGDRPDLNLLFALVPNDIAAMLEKYHRDGRIFFDGAVKGKVGRNEMPAISVNFGCENVWFQNKHIDRKLDSLGFRGYYTNGNEHSLKTSELHLLNINAKPGKGVFRGNFVMKDFTDPQIVMQIYSELDLRFVGEFLGIKDLEQIQGQIALNMNFKELVDIHLPEQQLAKLKEGVQSELTVSNLEFRIPNYPLPVRKMNLHAQLKNGSLQLDSVAFRIGNSDISASGSISDLPAIFHKQQKPVAVTFKASSNMIRPGELLLADSTHQVLRQEVISGFNIGLALETSVQELLHPNPLPRGTFKLTHLNAGFKQYPHALHDFSADIMINDTSLRVRNFSGNIDSSGFVFKGRLNNYPLWFTKIKKGRTELAFDLQSDRIAVNDLIGPRGRQFIPQGYWYEEAGKLWLRAKLNMRYDTVFKRVDAHIANISGTLKQHPIQLENIKGRIRYGTNRYLVVDTLTGKIGSSDFDMNLKLYAGPDKKGNPRSNFFSFNSKFLHVDELMNYDFTDHTPAAAPQKATTVRENDSLHAAGYNIFKTPFTDFDAQVNIGKIRYRKLWLKEVVASVHMQKDQRIRVDTISVRMAGGHIGMRGTFNAQDPNKLYFRSGIRLDTVDMTKMLMKFDNFGQDFVLNNNLKGKLTGHIRSNVRLHPDLTPVLSETTAKMDIEIHNGTLIDFGPMQAMSAYFKDKNLRMVRFDTLRNKLTFKNGVLDIPNMNINSSIGYIEVSGNQSLDMQMNYYLRVPMRMVTSVGFQALFGRKQEEVDPQQVDAIENVEKGKKGRFMHLRISGTPDKYNIGLGKAKKKA